Proteins from a genomic interval of Thamnophis elegans isolate rThaEle1 chromosome 2, rThaEle1.pri, whole genome shotgun sequence:
- the LOC116502877 gene encoding zinc finger protein 2 homolog isoform X2, translating into MAGKPAGRKGGDPSQVLLFRGVALDEPPPERALDIPMALSSPPGTSVLCNGGLTVVEHPMQNLVSFEDVAVFFSVEEWALLDSKQKALYQEVMLEIKRNMASLGDTWEMEDSGQEAAAPLPKEKREFVEKLYGKQSSEEKQLTVELENCSGFPCADTNVLLDADDCQEKEVCPRCGKTLQDESGLCDCCESLFGEKQDESRQEFSRRTLPPSLHEIIQEGGEMFKCTECAESFSTNCSLVLHKKIHKAQDPNKCLDCGRTFRQKSHLNSHKRMHKGEKPYKCLHCGKSFSQKGHLKSHERIHTGEKPFQCTECGKSFRFSANLNAHHRIHTGEKPFQCLQCGMCFARSDSLHAHERTHTGEKAYMEYGKSSGDSSHLSFHRRIHSGEKLYQCTECWKRFTNEQNLTVHKRIHTGEKPYKCTECGKSFTRLGNLSRHKRLHTGEKSYECRTCGKIFNGKYCYLSHRRTHTGEKPFQCLQCGKYFARSDSLHAHERTHTGEKPYKCLECGKSFGDSSNLSSHRRIHSGEKPYQCTECGKCFNNQQNLTVHKRIHTGEKPYKCTECGKCFTRLGTLSLHKRLHTGEKPYECHTCGKSFNGKYSYILHSRTHSVDKPVTGEWKALM; encoded by the exons ATGGCTGGGAAACCGGCGGGCAGAAAAGGGGGCGATCCCTCCCAGGTGCTGTTGTTTCGGGGAGTTGCTCTGGACGAGCCTCCTCCGGAAAGAGCATTGG ACATTCCCATGGCCTTGTCTTCACCTCCAGGAACCTCAGTTCTTTGTAATGGAGGATTAACAGTGGTTGAACATCCAATGCAG AATTTGGTATCATTTGAGGATGTAGCTGTGTTTTTCTCCGTGGAGGAGTGGGCCCTGCTGGATTCTAAGCAAAAAGCCTTATACCAAGAGGTCATGCTGGAAATCAAGAGGAACATGGCCTCCTTAG GCGACACATGGGAGATGGAGGATTCTGGTCAAGAAGCAGCAGCACCTTTgccaaaagagaaaagggaatttGTAGAAAAGTTGTATGGAAAGCAAAGTTCTGAGGAAAAACAGTTAACGGTTGAGCTGGAGAATTGCTCTGGTTTCCCATGTGCAGATACCAATGTCTTATTGGACGCAGATGATTGCCAAGAAAAAGAAGTGTGTCCAAGGTGTGGGAAAACACTCCAAGATGAATCTGGATTATGTGACTGTTGTGAAAGCCTTTTTGGAGAGAAACAAGATGAAAGCAGGCAAGAGTTCTCCAGAAGgacccttcctccttctttacatgAAATAATACAAGAAGGAGGGGAAATGTTCAAATGTACAGAGTGTGCAGAAAGTTTCAGTACAAACTGCTCTCTTGTATTACATAAAAAGATTCACAAAGCACAGGATCCAAACAAATGTCTGGATTGTGGAAGGACCTTCAGGCAGAAAAGTCATCTCAATTCACATAAGAGGATGCATAAAGGGGAGAAACCTTATAAATGCCTGcactgtggaaagagcttcagtcaaaaAGGTCATCTTAAGTCACAcgagaggatccacacaggagaaaaaccatttcaatgcacagagtgtggaaagagcttccgtTTCTCAGCAAACCTTAATGCTCATcacagaatccacacaggggagaagcccttTCAATGCCTGCAGTGTGGGATGTGTTTTGCCCGTTCTGATAGCTTGCATGCCCACGAACggacccacacaggggagaaagcATACATGGAGTATGGAAAGAGCTCCGGTGATTCCAGCCACTTAAGTTTCCATAGAAGAATCCACAGTGGAGAGAAACTGTATCAATGCACCGAGTGTTGGAAGCGCTTCACTAATGAACAGAATCTTACtgtccataaaaggatccacacaggtgaAAAGCCTTATAAGTGCACCGAGTGTGGCAAATCCTTCACTCGACTGGGGAATCTCTCTCGTCACAAAAGACTCCACACTGGGGAGAAATCATATGAATGCCGCACATGTGGAAAGATCTTCAATGGAAAATATTGCTATTTATCACATAGGAGGACGCATACTGGGGAGAAGCCCTTTCAATGCCTGCAATGTGGAAAGTATTTTGCCCGTTCTGATAGCTTGCATGCCCACGAACggacccacacaggggagaaaccatacaaatgtctggagtgtggaaagagcttcggtGATTCCAGCAACTTAAGTTCCCATAGGAGAATCCACAGTGGAGAGAAACCGTATCAATGCACCGAGTGTGGGAAGTGCTTCAATAATCAACAGAATCTTACtgtccataaaaggatccacacaggtgaAAAGCCTTATAAGTGCACTGAGTGTGGCAAATGCTTCACTCGACTGGGGACTCTCTCTCTTCACAAAAGGctccacactggggagaaaccatatgaatgccacacttgtggaaagagcttcaatggAAAATATAGCTATATATTACATAGCAGAACTCACAGTGTGGACAAACCAGTGACAGGAGAGTGGAAAGCTCTTATGTGA
- the LOC116502874 gene encoding zinc finger protein 345-like isoform X2, translating into MALSSSPGTSVLFNGGLTAVKLPTKNLVSFEDVAVFFSMEVWALLDSEQKALYQEVMLEIKRNMASLGDGWEMEDCGQEAAAPWPKEKKEVAEKMDGKQSSEEKQLTVELENCPGFPCADTNVLLETDDCQEKEVCSRCGKTLRDGCELCDCCESPAGEKQDESRQHSGSTFPPPLHERIQEGREMYKCMECAESFSTRHSLALHKKIHKAEDPHKCLDCGRTFRQKRHLSSRKRVHKERKQHQCITCGKTFRNSNSLTSHQSIHREEKLHQCREGRTRFIQSKELNSQKKSPTGNNSCKCLECGKSFRFASALTYHRRIHTGGKPYHCTLCGKSFAQKGNFNLHNRIHTGEKPYKCLECGKSFNRRDTLNLHNRMHKGEKPYKCLHCEKSFYQKGHFKLHERMHTGEKTFQCMECGKTFYCSARLTAHHRIHTGEKPFQCLQCGKCFASSGGFHAHEQTHTGEKPYKCLECGKSFGNSYHLTLHRRIHSGEKPYQCFECGKHFSQTSNLNMHKRIHTGEKPYKCTECDKCFTRSWSLTSHKRLHSGEKPYECRTCGKCYNTKTDCIVHSRTHTGEKPYQCQECGKCFSDSRILTIHKRIHTGEKPFKCMECGKSFRKSSYLHIHKRIHTGEKPYTCNECGKSFTSDNSLRNHKRIHSGQKPYKCLECGKCFSVSGHLTYHNRLHTGEKPFKCIECGKSFRAGSSFRLHNRIHTGEKPYECVECGKKFRTGGDFNRHKKTHSRKR; encoded by the exons ATGGCTTTGTCTTCATCTCCCGGAACCTCAGTTCTTTTTAATGGAGGACTTACAGCGGTTAAACTTCCAACTAAG AATTTAGTTTCATTTGAGGATGTAGCTGTGTTTTTCTCCATGGAGGTGTGGGCCCTGCTGGATTCTGAGCAAAAAGCCTTATACCAAGAGGTCATGCTGGAAATCAAGAGGAACATGGCTTCCTTAG GTGACGGATGGGAGATGGAGGATTGTGGCCAAGAGGCAGCAGCACCTTggccaaaagagaaaaaggaagttgcagaaaagatggatggaaagcAAAGTTCTGAAGAAAAACAGTTAACGGTTGAGCTGGAGAATTGCCCTGGTTTCCCATGTGCAGATACCAATGTCTTATTGGAAACAGATGATTGCCAAGAAAAAGAAGTGTGTTCAAGGTGTGGGAAAACACTCCGAGATGGATGTGAATTATGTGACTGTTGTGAAAGCCCTGCTGGAGAGAAACAAGATGAAAGCAGGCAACACTCCGGAAGTACCTTTCCACCTCCTTTACATGAAAGAATacaagaaggaagagaaatgtaCAAATGTATGGAGTGTGCAGAAAGCTTCAGTACAAGACACTCTCTTGCATTGCATAAAAAGATTCACAAAGCAGAGGATCCACACAAATGTCTGGATTGTGGAAGGACCTTCAGGCAGAAACGTCATCTGAGTTCACGTAAGAGAGTCCACAAAGAGAGGAAGCAGCATCAGTGCATCACCTGTGGAAAGACCTTCAGAAACAGCAACTCCCTAACATCCCACCAAAGCATCCACAGAGAGGAGAAGTTGCATCAATGCAGGGAGGGGAGAACAAGGTTTATTCAGAGCAAGGAACTGAATTCCCAGAAAAAAAGTCCCACTGGGAATAATTCAtgtaaatgcctggaatgtgggaagagcttccGCTTTGCAAGTGCCCTCACTTACCATAGAAGGATCCATACAGGGGGAAAGCCGTATCATTGCACTCTGTGCGGAAAGAGCTTTGCACAAAAAGGCAATTTTAATTTACATAACAGgatccacacgggagagaaaccctataaatgtttggagtgtgggaaaagcttcaacAGACGTGATACTCTAAACTTACATAATAGGATGCATAAAGGGGAAAAACCGTATAAATGCCTGCACTGTGAAAAGAGCTTCTATCAAAAAGGTCATTTTAAATTACATGAGAGGATGCACACAGGAGAAAAAACAtttcaatgcatggagtgtggaaagaccttctaTTGCTCGGCACGTCTTACTGCACATcacagaatccacacaggggagaagcccttTCAATGCTTGCAATGTGGAAAGTGCTTTGCCAGTTCTGGTGGCTTTCATGCCCACGAACagacccacacaggggagaaaccttataaatgcctggagtgtggaaagagctttggtAATTCCTACCATTTAACATTACATAGGAGAATCCACAGtggagagaaaccatatcaatGCTTTGAGTGTGGGAAGCACTTCAGTCAAACAAGTAACCTTAATATGcacaaaaggatccacacggGGGAAAAGCCTTATAAATGCACTGAATGTGACAAATGTTTCACCCGTTCATGGTCCCTCACTTCCCACAAAAGGCTCCACTccggggagaaaccatatgaatgccgCACATGTGGAAAGTGCTACAATACAAAAACTGACTGTATCGTACATAGTAGAACCCACACTGGGGAGAAGCCATATCAGTGCCAAGAGTGTGGAAAATGCTTCAGTGATTCTCGAATACTGACGATCCATAAAAGGATTcatacaggggagaaaccctttaAGTGCATGGAGTGTGGCAAGAGTTTTAGAAAAAGTAGTTATCTTCATatccacaagaggatccacactggggagaaaccatacaCATGTAATGAGTGCGGAAAAAGCTTTACAAGCGATAATTCACTCAGAAACCATAAAAGGATTCACTCAGGGcagaaaccctataaatgcctggagtgtggaaaatgtTTTAGTGTGAGTGGCCATCTTACTTACCACAATAGGCTCCACACGGGAGAGAAGCCGTTTAAATGCAttgagtgtggaaagagtttccGAGCTGGCAGCAGTTTTAGACTCCATAatagaatccacacaggggagaagccatatgagTGTGTGGAGTGTGGAAAGAAATTCAGAACTGGGGGTGACTTTAATCGGCATAAGAAAACGCATAGCAGGAAAAGATGA
- the LOC116502877 gene encoding zinc finger protein 2 homolog isoform X1, with protein MAGKPAGRKGGDPSQVLLFRGVALDEPPPERALDIPMALSSPPGTSVLCNGGLTVVEHPMQNLVSFEDVAVFFSVEEWALLDSKQKALYQEVMLEIKRNMASLAGDTWEMEDSGQEAAAPLPKEKREFVEKLYGKQSSEEKQLTVELENCSGFPCADTNVLLDADDCQEKEVCPRCGKTLQDESGLCDCCESLFGEKQDESRQEFSRRTLPPSLHEIIQEGGEMFKCTECAESFSTNCSLVLHKKIHKAQDPNKCLDCGRTFRQKSHLNSHKRMHKGEKPYKCLHCGKSFSQKGHLKSHERIHTGEKPFQCTECGKSFRFSANLNAHHRIHTGEKPFQCLQCGMCFARSDSLHAHERTHTGEKAYMEYGKSSGDSSHLSFHRRIHSGEKLYQCTECWKRFTNEQNLTVHKRIHTGEKPYKCTECGKSFTRLGNLSRHKRLHTGEKSYECRTCGKIFNGKYCYLSHRRTHTGEKPFQCLQCGKYFARSDSLHAHERTHTGEKPYKCLECGKSFGDSSNLSSHRRIHSGEKPYQCTECGKCFNNQQNLTVHKRIHTGEKPYKCTECGKCFTRLGTLSLHKRLHTGEKPYECHTCGKSFNGKYSYILHSRTHSVDKPVTGEWKALM; from the exons ATGGCTGGGAAACCGGCGGGCAGAAAAGGGGGCGATCCCTCCCAGGTGCTGTTGTTTCGGGGAGTTGCTCTGGACGAGCCTCCTCCGGAAAGAGCATTGG ACATTCCCATGGCCTTGTCTTCACCTCCAGGAACCTCAGTTCTTTGTAATGGAGGATTAACAGTGGTTGAACATCCAATGCAG AATTTGGTATCATTTGAGGATGTAGCTGTGTTTTTCTCCGTGGAGGAGTGGGCCCTGCTGGATTCTAAGCAAAAAGCCTTATACCAAGAGGTCATGCTGGAAATCAAGAGGAACATGGCCTCCTTAG CAGGCGACACATGGGAGATGGAGGATTCTGGTCAAGAAGCAGCAGCACCTTTgccaaaagagaaaagggaatttGTAGAAAAGTTGTATGGAAAGCAAAGTTCTGAGGAAAAACAGTTAACGGTTGAGCTGGAGAATTGCTCTGGTTTCCCATGTGCAGATACCAATGTCTTATTGGACGCAGATGATTGCCAAGAAAAAGAAGTGTGTCCAAGGTGTGGGAAAACACTCCAAGATGAATCTGGATTATGTGACTGTTGTGAAAGCCTTTTTGGAGAGAAACAAGATGAAAGCAGGCAAGAGTTCTCCAGAAGgacccttcctccttctttacatgAAATAATACAAGAAGGAGGGGAAATGTTCAAATGTACAGAGTGTGCAGAAAGTTTCAGTACAAACTGCTCTCTTGTATTACATAAAAAGATTCACAAAGCACAGGATCCAAACAAATGTCTGGATTGTGGAAGGACCTTCAGGCAGAAAAGTCATCTCAATTCACATAAGAGGATGCATAAAGGGGAGAAACCTTATAAATGCCTGcactgtggaaagagcttcagtcaaaaAGGTCATCTTAAGTCACAcgagaggatccacacaggagaaaaaccatttcaatgcacagagtgtggaaagagcttccgtTTCTCAGCAAACCTTAATGCTCATcacagaatccacacaggggagaagcccttTCAATGCCTGCAGTGTGGGATGTGTTTTGCCCGTTCTGATAGCTTGCATGCCCACGAACggacccacacaggggagaaagcATACATGGAGTATGGAAAGAGCTCCGGTGATTCCAGCCACTTAAGTTTCCATAGAAGAATCCACAGTGGAGAGAAACTGTATCAATGCACCGAGTGTTGGAAGCGCTTCACTAATGAACAGAATCTTACtgtccataaaaggatccacacaggtgaAAAGCCTTATAAGTGCACCGAGTGTGGCAAATCCTTCACTCGACTGGGGAATCTCTCTCGTCACAAAAGACTCCACACTGGGGAGAAATCATATGAATGCCGCACATGTGGAAAGATCTTCAATGGAAAATATTGCTATTTATCACATAGGAGGACGCATACTGGGGAGAAGCCCTTTCAATGCCTGCAATGTGGAAAGTATTTTGCCCGTTCTGATAGCTTGCATGCCCACGAACggacccacacaggggagaaaccatacaaatgtctggagtgtggaaagagcttcggtGATTCCAGCAACTTAAGTTCCCATAGGAGAATCCACAGTGGAGAGAAACCGTATCAATGCACCGAGTGTGGGAAGTGCTTCAATAATCAACAGAATCTTACtgtccataaaaggatccacacaggtgaAAAGCCTTATAAGTGCACTGAGTGTGGCAAATGCTTCACTCGACTGGGGACTCTCTCTCTTCACAAAAGGctccacactggggagaaaccatatgaatgccacacttgtggaaagagcttcaatggAAAATATAGCTATATATTACATAGCAGAACTCACAGTGTGGACAAACCAGTGACAGGAGAGTGGAAAGCTCTTATGTGA
- the LOC116502874 gene encoding zinc finger protein 345-like isoform X1, producing MALSSSPGTSVLFNGGLTAVKLPTKNLVSFEDVAVFFSMEVWALLDSEQKALYQEVMLEIKRNMASLAGDGWEMEDCGQEAAAPWPKEKKEVAEKMDGKQSSEEKQLTVELENCPGFPCADTNVLLETDDCQEKEVCSRCGKTLRDGCELCDCCESPAGEKQDESRQHSGSTFPPPLHERIQEGREMYKCMECAESFSTRHSLALHKKIHKAEDPHKCLDCGRTFRQKRHLSSRKRVHKERKQHQCITCGKTFRNSNSLTSHQSIHREEKLHQCREGRTRFIQSKELNSQKKSPTGNNSCKCLECGKSFRFASALTYHRRIHTGGKPYHCTLCGKSFAQKGNFNLHNRIHTGEKPYKCLECGKSFNRRDTLNLHNRMHKGEKPYKCLHCEKSFYQKGHFKLHERMHTGEKTFQCMECGKTFYCSARLTAHHRIHTGEKPFQCLQCGKCFASSGGFHAHEQTHTGEKPYKCLECGKSFGNSYHLTLHRRIHSGEKPYQCFECGKHFSQTSNLNMHKRIHTGEKPYKCTECDKCFTRSWSLTSHKRLHSGEKPYECRTCGKCYNTKTDCIVHSRTHTGEKPYQCQECGKCFSDSRILTIHKRIHTGEKPFKCMECGKSFRKSSYLHIHKRIHTGEKPYTCNECGKSFTSDNSLRNHKRIHSGQKPYKCLECGKCFSVSGHLTYHNRLHTGEKPFKCIECGKSFRAGSSFRLHNRIHTGEKPYECVECGKKFRTGGDFNRHKKTHSRKR from the exons ATGGCTTTGTCTTCATCTCCCGGAACCTCAGTTCTTTTTAATGGAGGACTTACAGCGGTTAAACTTCCAACTAAG AATTTAGTTTCATTTGAGGATGTAGCTGTGTTTTTCTCCATGGAGGTGTGGGCCCTGCTGGATTCTGAGCAAAAAGCCTTATACCAAGAGGTCATGCTGGAAATCAAGAGGAACATGGCTTCCTTAG CAGGTGACGGATGGGAGATGGAGGATTGTGGCCAAGAGGCAGCAGCACCTTggccaaaagagaaaaaggaagttgcagaaaagatggatggaaagcAAAGTTCTGAAGAAAAACAGTTAACGGTTGAGCTGGAGAATTGCCCTGGTTTCCCATGTGCAGATACCAATGTCTTATTGGAAACAGATGATTGCCAAGAAAAAGAAGTGTGTTCAAGGTGTGGGAAAACACTCCGAGATGGATGTGAATTATGTGACTGTTGTGAAAGCCCTGCTGGAGAGAAACAAGATGAAAGCAGGCAACACTCCGGAAGTACCTTTCCACCTCCTTTACATGAAAGAATacaagaaggaagagaaatgtaCAAATGTATGGAGTGTGCAGAAAGCTTCAGTACAAGACACTCTCTTGCATTGCATAAAAAGATTCACAAAGCAGAGGATCCACACAAATGTCTGGATTGTGGAAGGACCTTCAGGCAGAAACGTCATCTGAGTTCACGTAAGAGAGTCCACAAAGAGAGGAAGCAGCATCAGTGCATCACCTGTGGAAAGACCTTCAGAAACAGCAACTCCCTAACATCCCACCAAAGCATCCACAGAGAGGAGAAGTTGCATCAATGCAGGGAGGGGAGAACAAGGTTTATTCAGAGCAAGGAACTGAATTCCCAGAAAAAAAGTCCCACTGGGAATAATTCAtgtaaatgcctggaatgtgggaagagcttccGCTTTGCAAGTGCCCTCACTTACCATAGAAGGATCCATACAGGGGGAAAGCCGTATCATTGCACTCTGTGCGGAAAGAGCTTTGCACAAAAAGGCAATTTTAATTTACATAACAGgatccacacgggagagaaaccctataaatgtttggagtgtgggaaaagcttcaacAGACGTGATACTCTAAACTTACATAATAGGATGCATAAAGGGGAAAAACCGTATAAATGCCTGCACTGTGAAAAGAGCTTCTATCAAAAAGGTCATTTTAAATTACATGAGAGGATGCACACAGGAGAAAAAACAtttcaatgcatggagtgtggaaagaccttctaTTGCTCGGCACGTCTTACTGCACATcacagaatccacacaggggagaagcccttTCAATGCTTGCAATGTGGAAAGTGCTTTGCCAGTTCTGGTGGCTTTCATGCCCACGAACagacccacacaggggagaaaccttataaatgcctggagtgtggaaagagctttggtAATTCCTACCATTTAACATTACATAGGAGAATCCACAGtggagagaaaccatatcaatGCTTTGAGTGTGGGAAGCACTTCAGTCAAACAAGTAACCTTAATATGcacaaaaggatccacacggGGGAAAAGCCTTATAAATGCACTGAATGTGACAAATGTTTCACCCGTTCATGGTCCCTCACTTCCCACAAAAGGCTCCACTccggggagaaaccatatgaatgccgCACATGTGGAAAGTGCTACAATACAAAAACTGACTGTATCGTACATAGTAGAACCCACACTGGGGAGAAGCCATATCAGTGCCAAGAGTGTGGAAAATGCTTCAGTGATTCTCGAATACTGACGATCCATAAAAGGATTcatacaggggagaaaccctttaAGTGCATGGAGTGTGGCAAGAGTTTTAGAAAAAGTAGTTATCTTCATatccacaagaggatccacactggggagaaaccatacaCATGTAATGAGTGCGGAAAAAGCTTTACAAGCGATAATTCACTCAGAAACCATAAAAGGATTCACTCAGGGcagaaaccctataaatgcctggagtgtggaaaatgtTTTAGTGTGAGTGGCCATCTTACTTACCACAATAGGCTCCACACGGGAGAGAAGCCGTTTAAATGCAttgagtgtggaaagagtttccGAGCTGGCAGCAGTTTTAGACTCCATAatagaatccacacaggggagaagccatatgagTGTGTGGAGTGTGGAAAGAAATTCAGAACTGGGGGTGACTTTAATCGGCATAAGAAAACGCATAGCAGGAAAAGATGA